The Mytilus edulis chromosome 5, xbMytEdul2.2, whole genome shotgun sequence genomic interval taaacttaacattaaccaagataactaaacaaagaccaatgaaccttgaaaattaggtcaaggtcagatgaaccatgccaggcagacaagtacagctaacaatgcttctatacaacatatatagttgacccattactgatagtttaagaaaaatagaccaaaacacaaaaacttaacactgtgcaatgaaccgtgaaaatgaggtcatggtaaAAAAAACCTTGCGCGattgacataaagatcataaaatatttccatacaccaaatatagttgacctatggcatatagtattagataaaaagaccaaaactcaaaaacttaactttgaccactgaaccatgaaaatgaggtcaaggtcacatgacatctgcctgctagacatgtatagcttacaatcattccatacaacaaatatagtagacctattgcatatagtatgagaaaaacagaccaaaacacaaaaatttgactataaccactgaaccatgaaaatgaggtcaaggtcagatgacacctgccagttggacatgtacaccttacagtccttccatagaCTGAATAtgctagccctattgcttatagtatctgagatatggacttgaccaccaaaacttaaccttgttcactgatccatgaaatgaggtcgaggtcaagtgaaaactgtctgacagacatgaggaccttgcaaggtacgcacatatcaaatatagttatcctattacttataataagagagaatttaacattacaaaaaatttgaacttttttttcaagtagtcactgaaccatgaaaatgaggtcaaggttattggacatgtgactgacggaaacctcgtaacatgaagcatctatatacaaagtatgaagcatccaggtcttccaccttctaaaatataaagcttttaagaagtgagctaacaccgccgccgcccgatcactatccctatgtcgagctttctgcaacaaaagttgcaggctcgacaataattATAGGGGGCAACATACACacttcaacaatagacatgtgtctATACAAAATGTTCAGACTCAAATTCGTCCAGTAATTAAAGTATACTTATATGCATAATCAGCATTCAACTGTCATATAAGTTTCCTTCAAACTGTCACTTGTTCTGGTCCTTACATTCAAATATCTTATAGGTATCTTTCAAACTGTCACTTGTTCTGGTCCTTACATTCAAATATCTTATAGGTATCTTTCAAACTGTCACTTGATctggtcctgaacatgcatgaaacatttgccactggacgttaatcaactAACAATCACCAATAAAACAGTCACATAGCATTAAGGAGAAAAGGCTGATGGCTTGGAGTCTGATTGATGTGTTGGGGAAGGGTTGCAAGTTACCTTGTGAACTATTATTCTAAATATCCAGATCAGCCTGTCAGTCTAGTACAAAGCATggtaaatcataccacatctccttatttttatattaatatttttaaaacattaacatATTCTCGTCCTGACACATGCATTTCATTTGCCAATGAATGATAAGCAGCCATCCATCATCATAATTATATGACTTGACTAATCTTCTCTTTTTAAAGGATGGAGAATGCATTAAGACAGAAAGTAAAGACTGTAACAATACCGTACTGGGATGTAACATTGGACGAAGCAATGGACAAGCCATACAGTTCTGTCATCTGGTCACCTGACTTTATAGGAAGTGGTGATGGGGTCATCAAAAAGGGAGCCTTTGGTCATTGGCAAACACAATTTGGGTATGGCAACCTCATGAGGTTTTTAGGCGGACAAGGGAAATTAATGTCAAAAGAAAATGTTGAGGATATTTTATCAAAGAGCAGATTAGGGGAGATAACAAATCCTGCAGCCGAAAAGAAATTCAACATTGAAGAAATTCACAATGATGTTCATGTGTGGATTGGTGGGCAAATGAAAACAATAGAAATAGCTGCTTTTGATCCAATATTTTATCCTCTTCACTCGTTCACAGACTGTATATGGACAGAATTCAGAGAACAACAAAAAGCAAAAGGAATTGATCCTACCTCTGATTATCCTGAATTTTATGGAAGACCGACACACTCACCGTTTGCTCCAATGTCTTTGGGAAGTGTTATGGTTATTGATGGAATAAGTGACATTTGGAATCAATATGTACACTATACACCTAGGCCTTTCTGTAATGAAACTTACAATGGATGTAACTCTCTGTACATGAAATGTGATATTTCTAAAAGAAAATGCATATCTAAAAGTAGGAGTGAAGTTGAAATTGAAAATCAgtcatcaaaattgaaaaaggacgATGAAGTGCCAACTGATCTTGTGAATTCAGGATTTAAAAATAGTGTAAGTTTCAGCAAAGAATCAGACTCTGAAATGTTGTATATTTCAAACCGACAGCTTATCAAAAGATCAGCTGTTGTCAATTACAGACATTTTACTAAATTGAGCGAAAACTCCATAGCAGCTCACAAGGTAGTGACAATAACAACAATTTCAGATGTTTACCAGTTCTATTCATATTTAACAGATTCTCATACAGACTTGATTAACTTATTGTTATTTCTGATATATTTGAATCAATTTCACTTTAAACCAGAACACTATTGAATTCATTCAGAAATAAAATATGCAGAGATTACCTGTATCAGGGATGTTTCATTTAATCATCTACACCAAGGGATATTCTTATAAATAGTCTTGAATGTGTGTCTATAGTTATTGTCCAGAATGATAACACacagaaaatgtcaaaattggtcctATTGATGTGCATTCCATTCTTCTAGTACCATAAGCaggttatttatatatttaaacagaATTTCCCTTGGTGGGAATGTTTTCAGTTGTGAACTGATTTTGTGTGCATTTTGGTATGTTCATGTCTTAAAATGAGGAAAACTGaggaaaacattttgaaatttgtctAAACACTGCTCAGATACTATGAAGTAATTTATCATAAATTAGTTATAAttctgaaaatgcatgaaatataagACAAACCCACTAATGGAAACAACAAAAGTTAACTGTAGTGCtacatttaaatatgaaaaaaaaacaaacgatactgtggattcatttattttttgttgattgagGGAAAAAAGTATTTTCATGGATGATTGATTCTCTAGTTTCACTTAAGGAcgtctgcttgtcatgttttggaatttttgtctggctaatatcttgaaaacaagcacataaacccctatatttttttttgcttttttaattcttcaatttattccctatcaatacatactagttttatgaaaagttatttactTTAAAACTGAGCAGCCAACATCCTTAAgtctgcatacaaagcctataaAAACATTGCACTTTAGTACacatttaaattaatgtataaacaaaaaggatgtggtatgattgccaatgagacaactatccacaaaaaaccaaaatgacacagaaattaacaactataggtcaccgtacggccttcaacaatgagcaaagcccatttaaccacaaaatccatgaaaattggtaatCCACAAATTGTAATAAATCCACAATATATAACAGACTCCTGTAGATTCATAACTCAGATCTGGGTTAAAAAATTAAGTTTGTATTGTATAATGTTACAATTTATTTGCAAACTGTAAAACAGTACATAATGACTTATAAATaacagtgtatatatatatatacatatccaCTAATATAACACATGGTATAAAAATACCAATGAAAGTTCTTAGTCTAGATTACCTTGAAAAGTGTTTCTCAGATTATAATGTACAGGCTTTGCTTTGTCAGCTAAGAACAATTACTAAGGTCAtggattttcattattttttgagAACATTCACAATTCAATCTTTCTGATCCAAAATTTAAATGCAATTGagatgtaattgaaatgtaattgtcAATTACACACAACTTTTGCTATGTAATTGAAAAAATTCTTAAtgacacattacattcaattacttgagaaattgtaattaattacggtcaattacaattacatatttcaattaccccatGTCTGTTCTCAGTAtaagaaataaattgaaaagtacatGGTGTTATGTTTCATGGcacaaaatcatttcaaaaactTGACAAACAAACAGGAAAAGTACAACACTGTTATTgctgttttatcatttataagttactgtgaggccttcaacactgaACACAAGCTTCATACATCTCTCTGATAATTTGGACAAAGCCCCCCTTTCTAAGTGAAATTTTTGCTAGGTGTGGACAACTGAAAGAAGTGATTATCAATATAGATTGTCCAATTTACTACGTCAGAATGTGTCAATGAATTAATCCAAACAGaaatttatttgttaaatattcCAGTTAAAAATAGTGACCAAAGTATGAACTGTTCTATTTACAGATGTTGAACTTTCAATGGTATCTTTAAACCTTGTGTACAAAGCACATCACAGACAAATCAGCATAAAGCACTTACAATTATTATATAAACACTCACCAATATCATAAATGTTATAATAACAATGTAAATTACTTGTTACCAGTttcttttatgtcattttgaaagagttatctcccatttgtGGTATTTACAGTTTTCTTGCAAATTTTCATATCTCATTTACAAAAATTATTTGTTCAAACCAAAAAATCCATATGACACAACTTATTCAACCTATATTTCtacaattaaaattttgaactctGCGAATAAGAACATCTGTTTTATTCACATATGGACTGATTCAATTTGTGTGCATGACTAAAAACTTTGTCTGAAAATGGTAAAATTTGGTCATACTTATACAGAGaaacatttgattaaaatggCTGAATATTTAGTTAATAATTCTCAggaagttttcattttatttgctGAAGATGAATTTTGTATCAATTAACTGAGGTTTTATCTAGCAACATGAATCATGAGTTTATAGggaatataaatacatttaacttttaatctaataacatttctttttcataattGAACTTTACCGGTAGTTAGATTATATCAGCATGGTTTAGCCATTTGCATAAAGGTTACAATTTTCTCATTAGGACTAAGCAGAGAGAACCTGCTCTTGCAAAACATGCAAAGGGAAGCTACTCATTCAAATCAAAGGGAGATAAGAACTGAaaacaagggagataataatTGAATGCAAAGCTAGAGGACCAACCACTTCAAATTTAcagttatgaaatatatatattgttttaaggTGTTTCTCAAGTCATACAGAGGAGAGAGCATAAATGCAGTTTAATGTCATTGTCATTGATCAACAGTTGTTTTTCTCCAATCTGATTGTTGtatgaaacttaatatttcaTCAACAAACCAGCTTTCTTTATAgcttttaacatatttatatttcaagaGTACAATGGATCAgacattaaattatttaaattattgcTATTTCAGGAAATATTCCATACATTTATGCTATCTAATTTtaaatttctacttttttttaattttagagaaACTTATTTTGTcacaatttttgcaatatttattttCACTACCAATTTGGAGCAACAATTGTTATTAATGAACAAAATAACAGAACAAGTAACCATAAACACAtattatttgtgatttttctattccgataaaataaacaatttgttttactcccaaattataataaataaatagtatGTCTATTCATTAGTAGTTTCTGAAAAAAATGTTCAAGTAATTTTGAAAGCATGCTCATTTTTACTTGATGAAAATAGAAAAGTATCACATCACCTGAGAAGCAAAAGCGGAACAAGGTTTTCataatgtcaattttaaatttcatgatCAAACACAGggtatatattacagttaaataAAGTACAAGAAAATATTCACTCTCCTCAGGTATTCTTAAATTACAAATGGTAATAAATCTTGAAAATACACTcattatactttagaaaatacaAATGTACCACACTTcctaaaatatccatatctacacAACACTAATTAACATGAGCCAAAAAAATGAATGATGATAGACAGGTTGAATTATTTGTGTCTAAAGCACATTGGAATACATAATATATCAATTGAATATATTGACAGAGGCTGCATAGAACAATTGCACACCATGGCCATAGTTAATTGTtagaatttttttacattgcatggtactttacaaaaaaaataattccaaaattTGATGGTTATGTCTGTGATTTACATCTtacaaaatattcattcattcatcaaATGTAAAAACATAACATGCTATGATCCCACATCTGTAAGGAGATGCTGTATGACAGTTTTTAGGAAATCATTCaagaaaattaatttgactcTTACGTACTTGTATAAATGTCATGAGTTACTCCCCTTACTGAAATGAAGAATTTGTAACTGGTTCCTGTATTAAAAATTGGTTGATTGGTTGTCCCTTGCTTAACAGGCAAATATTTATTAAGGTTTACCAAAATGGGTAGGAaatttaaaacagatattttgtTCCTTATCATGTAAAAATATGCTtgtgtaaattttgtaattactAAAACAGAGCACTACTGACCAAACTGAAATACAATTTATTACAATAAGGATCCAGCACTGCTTTGAACTAGAATTTCATTTTCACAAGATTAATAAAAGATATCAATCACAAGTTTAAACAAATACTGCCTTTTATAATAAATTTCAGGTCATGGTTATAaagaatatattattatttttacactTATAACCTGGTCTGGATAAATTCTATCTAGGGAGGCTTAATTTATTTCTCCTATcagctgttttttttaaatacaaattaaaacttCACATTTTCTGAATGTGGAatcaatttctattatttctGGATTTCTTGGTTAAAGATATTCATACAAagtaaacaattaattaaaatagGCTatctaacatttttttaaagcaatatcaaaattcaaaataagaTAGGATTGATGAGATTTGTATTTCTAGTAAAGAACATGAAGACatataaaatgttgttattgcgaaccctatcttagttttccatagattcacctgcaagttacctgtcgatttaaacttttggcagttctattgtcccatctaacaaatacaacaggtattgttctctgtgaagtttattcactgggacctttaaatttcttctaggagaaatatatcactcattgattaatttacctgaccaaaaaattaccttctttttttattgaaatacttctataaactcacataaactgtatacaatattatatttattcaatatatcattaatatattttcaatctgttcaatataaaatctggtttaataataaaaagtttatttcagacacattttttagtattttcctatgaatttacatggtttttttttgttgttcatttatagacttatgtttataaagaccttaatttaaaaataataatattcatatttttaattatcaaacacacaaaaatattgaatatttgatcagaaatcaacttttaatttttgaatcactattaatattgaacacattaaaaacgattattggtattgaataaatacaacaccacatgcagttttgtgagtccttacttagtattggtataagtattttttcatcattgacagttcaattttttgttcaggtaaattaatcaatgagtgatatatttctcttggaagaaatttaaaggtcccagtgaataaactacacagagaacaatacctgttgtatttgttagatgggacaatagaactgccaaaagtttaaattgacaggtaacttgcaggtgaatctatggaaaactatcatagggttcgcaataataaccaatattttaagaaatttagacattttttttaaagcaatatcaaaattcaaaataagaTGGGATTGATGAGATTTGTATTTCTAGTAAAAAACATGAAGGCATATAAAATGTTGTTAATAAccaatattttaagaaatttgtaaaatatattatgcacaaattataaaaagttatGATTTTATTATACAAGTAACATTTcagaactttttttaaatgtaactgtttatttaacttttaatttatacAACTTCTTACGATgactaataaaaaacaaataatataaatattcagagacaaatattttgtcatgttttctAACGCATTGAGAAATGCATGCACACAAAATATAGATAGTCATGAAGTGATCCCACTTGTACCTAATAAGTAAGATTATTTTCAGTGACTATAAACTAAGTGAAAGATAGTAGACAAAAAAAGCCATTGTGTAtcaattgaatatgaaaaaaatagttcTATTCTGAATAAAGGCATAAATTTTACAGGAATAACCCAACAAAATCTATCAGTCCAATGGGAACGGGGATtggaatatttgaataaagtaacTCATAAACTGGCCAAAAAACTgcataaattaaattataaataa includes:
- the LOC139523740 gene encoding putative tyrosinase-like protein tyr-3 gives rise to the protein MDTRILILWITVYLCLFVSSIESKSFFIHSSVVNGKKKIVATEVNSTASSFGNTRPKTAAEQKSGKFEIPLSSADQEWLGSLLYHPNESDIRLRKEYRQLSEKERGDLNVAFNLLKNDTSVSLNKYDLLANIHARSSANANAHQGPNFMGWHRVFLLMMENALRQKVKTVTIPYWDVTLDEAMDKPYSSVIWSPDFIGSGDGVIKKGAFGHWQTQFGYGNLMRFLGGQGKLMSKENVEDILSKSRLGEITNPAAEKKFNIEEIHNDVHVWIGGQMKTIEIAAFDPIFYPLHSFTDCIWTEFREQQKAKGIDPTSDYPEFYGRPTHSPFAPMSLGSVMVIDGISDIWNQYVHYTPRPFCNETYNGCNSLYMKCDISKRKCISKSRSEVEIENQSSKLKKDDEVPTDLVNSGFKNSVSFSKESDSEMLYISNRQLIKRSAVVNYRHFTKLSENSIAAHKVVTITTISDVYQFYSYLTDSHTDLINLLLFLIYLNQFHFKPEHY